In Methylocystis sp. IM3, the following are encoded in one genomic region:
- a CDS encoding GMC family oxidoreductase, with product MDIRTEALIIGSGVAGALLACELARNGASVVLMEAGPRVDRAEAVKRFHAAYPKTPESAYRQSEFTPHPTTENPHGFYAQKGADIFNSTYLRQVGGTTWHWLGTAIRLVPDDFRLKSLFGLAVDWPMSYEELEPWYCKAEEELEVSGDDADDLGSPRSAPYPLPAVQQSFLDLYWKKALRGSGFDVRATPQARRSQASSSRPSCHGSASCIPVCPIQAKYDATIHVARAERLGVRLLAETCATFVECREDGRVEAVRFKRRDGSTGRVLARIVVVAANAMETPRLLLASRSNECPEGVANRSGQLGRNLMDHPIQLSWALARDPVWPYRGPGSTSGVEQFRRSSRRATDSALRFEIGNEGWTWPTGAPESTARDLAMSGLRAQALYAALEHQTSRHIRIAALTEQLPLEENRVTLDWSRTEPTGLPGVQISYRLDGYTQRALVNARRMHEEMFQRVGVTSFWHKDDAQAAGHIMGTARMGDDPAQSVVDKNLRAHDHRNLFLVGAAVFPTGGAANPTLTIAALALRAARPILSALAE from the coding sequence ATGGACATTCGCACGGAGGCGCTGATCATCGGTTCGGGCGTCGCGGGGGCGCTTCTCGCCTGCGAGCTTGCGAGAAATGGCGCAAGCGTCGTTCTCATGGAGGCGGGGCCGCGCGTCGACCGCGCGGAGGCCGTCAAACGATTTCACGCCGCATATCCGAAGACGCCCGAGTCGGCGTATCGACAGTCGGAGTTCACGCCGCATCCCACGACCGAGAACCCCCACGGTTTTTACGCTCAAAAAGGCGCGGATATCTTCAATTCGACCTATCTGCGGCAAGTCGGCGGAACGACCTGGCATTGGCTGGGAACCGCGATACGCCTCGTTCCCGACGACTTCCGCCTGAAGTCGCTTTTCGGCCTCGCGGTCGACTGGCCGATGTCCTATGAGGAGCTCGAACCCTGGTATTGCAAGGCGGAAGAAGAACTCGAGGTTTCGGGCGACGACGCCGACGATCTGGGGTCGCCGCGCTCGGCGCCCTATCCGCTGCCCGCCGTCCAACAAAGCTTTCTGGACCTCTACTGGAAGAAGGCGCTGCGCGGCTCCGGCTTCGACGTCCGCGCCACGCCACAGGCGCGACGCTCGCAGGCGTCGTCGAGCCGTCCATCCTGCCACGGAAGCGCGAGCTGCATCCCCGTCTGCCCCATCCAGGCGAAATATGACGCGACCATACATGTCGCGCGCGCCGAGCGCCTCGGCGTGCGCCTACTTGCCGAGACCTGCGCCACCTTCGTCGAGTGTCGGGAAGACGGGCGCGTCGAAGCGGTGCGGTTCAAGCGTCGCGACGGATCGACCGGGCGCGTGCTGGCGCGCATCGTCGTGGTCGCCGCCAATGCAATGGAGACGCCGCGTCTGCTGTTGGCCTCGAGATCCAATGAATGTCCGGAAGGCGTCGCGAACCGGTCGGGCCAGCTCGGCCGCAATCTGATGGATCATCCGATCCAGCTGAGCTGGGCCCTCGCCCGTGATCCGGTCTGGCCTTATCGAGGACCGGGTTCGACGTCGGGCGTCGAGCAGTTCAGGCGCTCGTCGAGGCGCGCGACCGACTCGGCGCTGAGATTCGAAATCGGAAACGAGGGGTGGACCTGGCCGACAGGGGCGCCGGAATCGACGGCGCGGGATCTCGCCATGAGCGGCCTGCGCGCACAGGCGCTCTACGCTGCGCTCGAACATCAGACATCCCGGCACATCCGTATCGCGGCGTTGACGGAGCAACTTCCGCTGGAAGAGAACCGTGTGACCCTGGACTGGAGCCGGACCGAGCCGACGGGCTTGCCCGGAGTGCAGATTTCATATCGTCTCGATGGCTACACGCAGCGTGCGCTCGTCAATGCGCGGCGCATGCATGAGGAGATGTTCCAGCGCGTCGGCGTGACGTCGTTTTGGCACAAGGACGACGCGCAAGCGGCGGGCCATATCATGGGCACGGCGCGCATGGGCGACGATCCGGCGCAGTCCGTCGTCGACAAAAATCTGCGCGCGCACGACCATCGCAATCTGTTTCTCGTCGGCGCGGCGGTCTTTCCAACCGGAGGAGCCGCCAATCCGACGCTGACCATCGCGGCGCTCGCCCTTCGCGCGGCGCGGCCCATTCTCTCGGCGCTTGCGGAATAG
- a CDS encoding spermidine synthase produces the protein MVPWSLIDTAQIPGGDGMLRLMRRGAEFSIMLGANELMNSRLSGSEQALATLACERIQSNPAPRILVGGLGMGFTLRALLAAVGPKAQIVVAELVPAVVAWARGPMADVHGASLTDPRVTIRETDVGRLIDPARAVYDAILLDVDNGPEGLTREANDGLYDRAGLSAARGALRPGGVLAVWSSGPDRRFTQRLHRAGFGVEEIRVRANGGRGGARHVVWIATRPVP, from the coding sequence GTGGTTCCCTGGTCCCTGATCGACACGGCGCAGATCCCCGGCGGCGACGGCATGCTGCGGCTCATGCGTCGGGGCGCCGAATTCTCGATCATGCTGGGCGCCAATGAGCTGATGAACAGCCGCCTGAGCGGATCGGAGCAGGCGCTCGCCACGCTCGCCTGCGAGAGAATTCAATCCAATCCGGCGCCGCGCATCCTCGTCGGCGGTCTCGGGATGGGCTTCACCCTGCGCGCCCTGCTCGCGGCCGTCGGCCCAAAGGCCCAGATCGTCGTCGCCGAACTCGTTCCCGCGGTGGTGGCGTGGGCGCGCGGACCGATGGCCGACGTCCACGGCGCAAGTCTGACCGACCCGCGCGTCACGATCCGGGAGACGGATGTCGGCCGGCTCATCGACCCGGCGCGCGCCGTCTATGACGCGATCCTCCTCGACGTCGACAACGGCCCCGAGGGGCTGACGCGGGAGGCCAACGACGGTCTTTACGACAGGGCGGGACTGAGCGCCGCGCGCGGCGCCTTGCGCCCCGGCGGCGTCCTCGCCGTATGGTCTTCCGGCCCGGACCGGCGCTTCACCCAGCGACTCCACAGGGCCGGCTTCGGCGTCGAGGAGATCAGGGTGCGCGCCAATGGCGGACGAGGCGGGGCCCGGCACGTCGTCTGGATCGCGACGCGCCCTGTTCCTTAG
- a CDS encoding acyltransferase family protein: MLKDNCSSEGKNHSISKKSDFRPEIEGLRALAVIAVILNHFDKGFLPSGYLGVDIFFVISGFVITASLSRSREAGLADFLKLFYVRRMKRLLPGLLLCVAISSVLASLLLSDPQLSLRTAVFSVFGFSNLYLLRQATDYFAPSAETNVFLHTWSLSVEEQFYFLFPLLFWLGNTYIKGRGTALAVAALSVISLGAFIRFYTVYQPAAYFLMPTRWWELGIGCLSFLALEKFRDAFRHIEFLRNRSFFVLILLISSLWLPVSAAVIATLIAVASTAILIANIRVQDTSYKILSHPIPQFIGAISYSLYLWHWVVISLGRWTTGVNAWTAPWQFAVIFLLALGSYWLVENPARHSKWPQSRSRTIAYGFAASASVAILILCLAFPLKRPLAEIAHRVNPPAYAGLEIMQRSLPCHTPQRVETAIQDCLLPEKSSSNNIYVIGDSHSSNHVASIQEAVQDRTEIGVRYLVEYGFINDLEGKKCATACLENSMQAHIDFFSHYLRSGDVVVFSWSRDRVDQGDKMPRRPNSHVIDRLKGKIDVLKSLVLAHHATLILVDDIPKPCGPAIYFETEIAQRGNLKACQVQVETSKSDRAGLTELYKSLVEPGVVYLDPHDELCERGACSLTLQGGNLIYGDTSPHFLRSNSAILKSFWKSTLVSMLSGPVKVEQSQTAASPIAPTEANEGQKR, from the coding sequence ATGCTGAAAGATAACTGCTCGAGCGAGGGCAAAAATCATTCTATATCGAAGAAATCAGATTTCAGACCGGAAATTGAAGGACTCCGTGCTCTGGCGGTTATTGCAGTAATCCTGAATCATTTCGACAAAGGGTTTCTTCCAAGTGGATATCTGGGGGTCGATATTTTTTTCGTGATCTCCGGCTTTGTAATTACCGCATCTTTATCCCGGTCGAGAGAAGCCGGTCTGGCAGATTTTTTGAAACTTTTCTACGTAAGGCGCATGAAGCGTCTGCTGCCGGGGCTTCTCTTGTGCGTCGCTATATCCTCTGTGCTCGCAAGCCTGCTCCTATCGGATCCACAGCTATCTTTGAGGACGGCGGTTTTTTCGGTCTTTGGCTTCTCGAATCTTTACTTGCTGCGTCAGGCTACCGATTATTTTGCGCCTTCCGCTGAAACAAACGTCTTCCTGCACACATGGTCTCTTTCGGTTGAAGAGCAATTTTACTTCTTGTTTCCGCTTTTATTTTGGCTTGGCAATACCTACATAAAAGGTCGAGGCACGGCGCTTGCAGTAGCCGCGCTTTCGGTGATTTCGCTCGGAGCTTTTATTCGTTTTTACACTGTCTACCAACCAGCCGCCTACTTCCTCATGCCGACAAGATGGTGGGAACTGGGCATAGGCTGTCTTTCTTTTCTTGCGCTGGAAAAATTCAGGGATGCCTTTCGGCATATCGAATTTCTGAGAAACAGATCGTTTTTTGTCTTGATATTGCTGATCTCATCGCTGTGGCTGCCGGTCAGTGCAGCGGTCATCGCAACTTTGATCGCTGTTGCTTCGACTGCCATTCTGATTGCGAATATCAGAGTTCAGGATACGTCCTACAAGATACTGTCTCACCCGATTCCACAATTTATCGGCGCCATCTCATACTCGCTGTATCTGTGGCACTGGGTTGTCATCTCATTGGGCAGATGGACTACGGGCGTAAACGCATGGACCGCCCCTTGGCAGTTCGCGGTTATTTTTCTGCTTGCGCTCGGCTCCTACTGGCTCGTGGAAAATCCGGCGCGTCATTCAAAATGGCCGCAGAGCAGATCGCGCACAATCGCTTACGGGTTCGCTGCGTCGGCCAGTGTCGCCATATTGATACTGTGCCTCGCGTTTCCCTTGAAGCGACCGCTGGCCGAAATAGCGCATCGCGTGAATCCGCCGGCCTACGCCGGCCTCGAAATCATGCAGCGCTCATTGCCTTGTCATACGCCGCAAAGAGTCGAGACAGCCATTCAAGACTGTTTGCTTCCTGAAAAAAGCTCTTCGAACAACATATATGTGATCGGCGACAGTCATTCATCGAATCACGTCGCCAGCATCCAGGAAGCGGTTCAAGATCGCACGGAAATAGGCGTGCGATACCTCGTCGAATACGGCTTCATCAACGATCTGGAAGGGAAGAAGTGTGCTACCGCATGTCTGGAAAACAGCATGCAGGCCCACATTGATTTCTTTTCTCATTATCTGCGATCCGGCGACGTCGTCGTGTTTTCCTGGTCGAGGGATCGCGTCGATCAGGGAGACAAGATGCCGCGAAGGCCAAACAGCCATGTTATCGACCGATTGAAAGGCAAAATTGACGTCCTCAAATCGCTTGTCCTCGCCCATCATGCCACGCTCATATTGGTGGATGACATTCCCAAGCCTTGTGGCCCAGCGATTTACTTTGAGACAGAGATCGCCCAAAGAGGAAATCTCAAAGCCTGTCAGGTGCAGGTCGAGACATCCAAATCAGATCGAGCCGGGCTCACGGAGCTATATAAATCGCTGGTGGAACCGGGTGTTGTTTACCTAGACCCCCACGACGAACTTTGTGAGCGTGGAGCTTGTTCTTTAACTTTGCAGGGCGGCAATTTGATTTATGGAGACACATCGCCTCACTTTCTCCGCTCCAACTCCGCAATCCTGAAATCGTTCTGGAAATCGACACTGGTTTCGATGCTTTCAGGGCCGGTCAAAGTGGAGCAAAGCCAGACCGCAGCGAGTCCGATTGCGCCCACGGAGGCGAATGAAGGACAGAAGCGATAA
- a CDS encoding DEAD/DEAH box helicase: MTFFQTDAKLARALADRNYTSATPVQSAVLAEESQGGDILVSAQTGSGKTIAYGLAVASVVLSAAERRDAREPAALVVAPTRELALQVERELGWLYKYASARIVACVGGMDARLERRKLSEGADIVVGTPGRLRDHIERGGLNTAGLAAVVLDEADEMLDLGFREDLEFILEATPPERRTLMFSATMPKGIAALAKRYQRNARRIDVARGERGHADIDYRAVRVAPNETELATVNLLRYFEAPTAIVFCNTREAVRHLHATLLERGFSAVLLSGELSQHERNHSMQALRDGRARVCIATDVAARGIDLPNLGLVIHAELPHDTEALQHRSGRTGRAGRKGVSALLVPASRRRRAERLLADAGVVAQWSGPPTAEDIHDLDQTRLLQDPLLTQAESEEDSRLARLLLAERTPEQLGAALVRLYRSRLPAIEQVVDPGQEPERRERAAAGPAASRRGGPDRRPHAASLPGEATWFRLNIGRKRNADPKWLLPMLCRRGNITKQDIGAIRIFDNETKVEISERVAAAFIANMALPSGDSIRAERSGAPTAPRRAPSPDGSKRSPKPKRD; encoded by the coding sequence GTGACTTTCTTTCAAACGGACGCCAAGCTCGCCCGCGCGCTCGCGGATCGCAACTACACCTCCGCCACGCCCGTGCAGTCGGCGGTTCTGGCGGAGGAGTCCCAGGGCGGCGATATCCTTGTTTCCGCCCAGACCGGTTCGGGCAAGACCATTGCGTACGGACTGGCTGTCGCCTCCGTCGTGCTGAGCGCCGCCGAGAGACGGGACGCGCGCGAGCCCGCCGCGCTCGTCGTCGCGCCGACGCGCGAACTCGCCCTGCAGGTCGAGAGAGAACTGGGCTGGCTCTACAAATATGCGTCGGCGCGCATCGTGGCCTGCGTCGGCGGGATGGACGCGCGCCTCGAACGCCGCAAGCTGTCGGAGGGCGCCGACATCGTGGTCGGCACGCCGGGGCGCCTGCGCGATCACATCGAGCGCGGCGGACTGAACACGGCGGGGCTCGCGGCCGTCGTCCTGGACGAAGCCGACGAAATGCTCGACCTCGGCTTTCGGGAGGATCTCGAATTCATCCTGGAGGCCACGCCGCCGGAACGGCGAACCCTGATGTTTTCCGCGACCATGCCGAAAGGCATCGCGGCGCTCGCGAAACGCTACCAGCGCAACGCGCGGCGGATCGACGTCGCCCGCGGCGAGCGGGGACACGCCGACATCGACTACCGCGCCGTCCGCGTGGCGCCGAACGAGACCGAGCTCGCGACCGTCAATCTCCTGCGCTATTTCGAGGCGCCGACGGCGATCGTCTTCTGCAACACGCGCGAAGCCGTCCGGCACTTGCACGCGACCCTGCTCGAACGCGGCTTTTCCGCCGTTCTGCTGTCGGGCGAACTGAGCCAGCACGAGCGCAATCATTCCATGCAGGCGCTTCGCGACGGGCGGGCGCGCGTGTGCATCGCGACCGACGTGGCGGCGCGCGGCATCGATTTGCCCAATCTCGGCCTCGTGATCCACGCCGAGCTTCCGCATGATACGGAAGCCTTGCAGCACCGCAGCGGACGCACGGGGCGCGCGGGGCGCAAGGGCGTCAGCGCGCTGCTCGTGCCCGCGTCGCGCCGCCGTCGCGCCGAACGCCTGCTTGCCGACGCGGGCGTCGTCGCGCAATGGAGCGGGCCGCCCACGGCGGAGGACATCCACGATCTCGACCAGACCCGCCTGCTGCAGGACCCGCTGCTGACGCAGGCGGAGAGCGAAGAGGATTCCCGCCTTGCGCGGCTGCTGCTCGCCGAGCGCACCCCCGAGCAGCTCGGCGCGGCGCTGGTCCGTCTCTACCGATCGCGTCTTCCGGCGATCGAGCAGGTGGTGGACCCCGGACAGGAGCCCGAGCGCCGCGAGCGCGCGGCGGCGGGCCCCGCCGCAAGCCGCCGCGGCGGGCCGGACAGGCGTCCGCACGCCGCGAGCCTGCCGGGCGAGGCGACGTGGTTCCGCCTCAACATCGGCCGCAAGAGGAACGCCGATCCGAAATGGCTCCTGCCGATGCTCTGCCGGCGCGGAAACATCACGAAGCAGGACATCGGCGCCATCCGCATTTTCGACAATGAGACGAAAGTGGAAATTTCCGAGCGCGTGGCCGCGGCCTTCATCGCCAACATGGCGCTCCCGAGCGGCGACAGCATCCGCGCCGAGAGATCCGGCGCGCCGACGGCGCCGCGACGCGCGCCATCGCCCGACGGCTCGAAAAGAAGCCCGAAGCCGAAGAGGGACTAA
- a CDS encoding SH3 domain-containing protein, with product MSWRRGAVAAAVEASAAQTRAIRTVCAAPFPLAIAVARASFAVYRSEKWEVVMRPVFVSFVAAATLAASVNAASASPGMVIDAAYLRAGPAVASAALAELPAQTSVDVGRCMHGWCRVASPAGTGFVAAALLGPLRAARYASALQPPLGAAPTSAAATGPHFNARGLLFVVAGLAGPAAFLVAAPSQ from the coding sequence ATGTCGTGGCGCCGCGGCGCCGTGGCGGCGGCGGTCGAGGCAAGCGCCGCGCAGACCCGCGCCATTCGCACGGTTTGCGCCGCGCCATTCCCTCTGGCGATCGCCGTGGCGCGCGCTAGTTTCGCCGTCTATCGAAGTGAAAAATGGGAGGTCGTCATGCGGCCCGTTTTCGTTTCTTTCGTCGCTGCTGCAACCCTGGCTGCGTCCGTGAACGCCGCCTCCGCTTCTCCCGGCATGGTGATCGACGCGGCCTATCTGCGCGCCGGACCGGCCGTCGCCTCCGCCGCCCTCGCGGAGCTCCCGGCGCAAACCTCGGTCGATGTCGGGCGCTGCATGCATGGCTGGTGCCGCGTCGCTTCGCCGGCGGGAACCGGTTTCGTCGCAGCGGCGCTGCTGGGGCCTTTACGGGCCGCCAGATATGCGTCGGCCCTGCAACCGCCGCTCGGCGCCGCCCCCACGAGCGCAGCCGCGACCGGCCCGCATTTCAACGCCAGAGGGCTGCTGTTCGTGGTCGCCGGCCTCGCCGGTCCTGCGGCGTTTCTCGTCGCCGCGCCGTCGCAATAA
- a CDS encoding trypsin-like peptidase domain-containing protein, producing the protein MTHDLGRVVQDGRTFNETNGVDLTPVSGPIGSPLFVILHFDSVNLKGAAKLTVELGYGTDVFSAGAGADLWSRPADVSKGPIKIRITGGKGTARLKEYGVGQPTRSSEIGGGAPGTTIGSQSNPDVFLSAAVYQDPIFETRLECTPGFAWRNAACALATIPDAVKDRVAAATGIIVEVDGNHCTSCSGTLIGADLFLTARHCLTDPNGEDLRSSSVTFDYATACDFSRPSGHQTRFFKVLEEVVSGAPPTGTENVPQNSDWVVVRLDAAPGALPAPAPLRAAALMTGETIFTMHHPNGAAKKTQQGTFGGGSVTGFDFAGGSSGSGLFDALGQVVGAALHSGSGCSVGYAPVAPVQSALAAPPPPPNPLDVAIVFDRSGSMSDAAPPIGRPKLKEAQDAAALFVQLVREGAGDRLGLVTFSSTAALDQGLLPAAAAKPALVGPAPFTGGKIGAIAAGGSTSIGAGVGAALLTYGASTNGRAILLMTDGLQNTPPFVEEIEPYMGGVTLGVVGFGTDADIDAPLLNRLAHAHNGHFTRATDGLALRKFFALSFGNIFESGALSDPDFILRASQDVSEPHLFDVCGEERITVVIGWDDPATPLRAHITTPGGTLIGGRTTPEVRGESWAFTRVPLPYLGERDGTWRVTVDRLPTGGEFPPPRTDVRYFYLVVCAGGPKLYPLLSTRRLYTGDRIDPRVGLHYPNRTTPRDAKVELFIEAPRVALGQLTTQEGLHPPTVSADPVNSFHATLKAVAKKNGGALPVATTTISTPLFDDGAHDDGALEPDGIFNNPLLDLTRAEGTYHFRAVASYGQGCRAAREAIWSIHVVCGVDPGRTGATLTGVVDLPDGRHGVLVITPRDVYGNPLGPGRGDGFTLSPMPGVTIGGAATDNGDGSYGVGVTWDPGVIEPPGVIIQQPGRDPAPITPSGGGAPPCDRDDECRDAASALLDCMGLHGRHARRVHVKSVCVEIDIDDPCCKEEDDGKTPRASPRGTGK; encoded by the coding sequence ATGACGCATGATCTTGGCCGCGTTGTCCAGGACGGCCGAACCTTCAACGAAACGAATGGCGTCGATCTCACGCCCGTGTCGGGGCCGATTGGCAGCCCGCTTTTCGTCATCCTTCATTTCGATAGCGTCAATCTGAAAGGCGCCGCGAAACTGACCGTGGAGCTCGGCTACGGAACCGATGTGTTCAGCGCGGGCGCGGGCGCGGACCTCTGGTCACGGCCGGCGGATGTTTCCAAGGGCCCGATCAAGATCCGCATCACGGGCGGCAAAGGGACGGCGCGGCTCAAGGAATATGGCGTGGGACAGCCCACGCGCAGCAGCGAGATCGGCGGCGGCGCGCCTGGCACCACGATCGGCAGCCAGAGCAATCCGGACGTGTTCCTGTCCGCCGCCGTCTATCAGGATCCGATTTTCGAAACGCGGCTCGAATGCACGCCGGGCTTCGCCTGGCGCAACGCCGCCTGCGCGCTGGCGACCATCCCCGACGCGGTCAAGGATCGCGTCGCCGCCGCGACCGGCATCATCGTCGAAGTGGACGGAAACCACTGCACCAGCTGTTCGGGAACGCTGATCGGCGCCGATCTCTTTCTGACCGCGCGCCATTGCCTGACCGACCCGAATGGCGAGGATTTGCGCAGTTCCTCCGTGACCTTCGATTATGCGACGGCCTGCGACTTCAGTCGGCCGTCCGGACACCAGACGCGCTTCTTCAAGGTTCTCGAGGAAGTTGTGTCGGGCGCGCCGCCAACCGGCACGGAGAATGTGCCGCAAAACTCCGATTGGGTCGTCGTGCGGCTCGACGCGGCGCCGGGCGCCTTGCCGGCGCCGGCGCCGTTGCGCGCAGCGGCGCTGATGACCGGCGAGACGATCTTCACCATGCACCACCCCAATGGCGCGGCGAAAAAGACGCAGCAAGGAACGTTCGGCGGCGGATCGGTGACGGGCTTCGACTTTGCCGGCGGCAGTTCGGGCTCCGGCCTGTTCGACGCGCTCGGGCAGGTCGTCGGCGCGGCGTTGCATTCGGGCTCCGGGTGCTCGGTCGGCTACGCGCCGGTCGCGCCCGTTCAATCGGCTCTGGCGGCGCCGCCGCCGCCGCCAAATCCTCTCGATGTGGCGATCGTCTTCGACCGTTCCGGCAGCATGAGCGACGCCGCCCCGCCGATCGGCCGGCCAAAGCTGAAGGAAGCGCAGGACGCGGCCGCTCTCTTCGTGCAGCTCGTGCGCGAGGGCGCCGGCGATCGGCTGGGGCTCGTGACCTTCAGTTCGACCGCGGCGCTCGATCAGGGGCTGCTGCCGGCGGCGGCGGCGAAGCCCGCGCTCGTCGGCCCGGCGCCGTTCACCGGCGGAAAGATCGGGGCGATCGCGGCCGGCGGCAGCACGAGCATCGGCGCGGGCGTCGGCGCGGCGCTGCTGACCTATGGCGCGTCGACCAATGGCCGCGCCATCCTGCTGATGACGGACGGGTTGCAGAATACGCCGCCCTTCGTCGAGGAGATCGAGCCCTACATGGGCGGCGTGACGCTCGGCGTCGTCGGCTTCGGCACCGACGCCGATATCGACGCGCCATTGCTCAACAGGCTGGCCCATGCGCACAATGGGCATTTCACGCGCGCGACGGATGGTCTGGCGCTGCGCAAGTTCTTCGCCCTGTCCTTCGGCAACATCTTCGAAAGCGGGGCGCTGAGCGATCCCGATTTCATCCTGCGCGCCAGTCAGGATGTCTCCGAGCCGCATCTGTTCGACGTCTGCGGCGAAGAGCGCATCACTGTCGTGATCGGCTGGGACGATCCCGCGACGCCGTTGCGCGCGCATATCACGACGCCGGGCGGCACATTGATCGGCGGCAGGACGACGCCGGAAGTGCGCGGCGAAAGCTGGGCGTTCACGCGCGTGCCCCTGCCCTATCTCGGCGAGCGCGACGGAACCTGGCGGGTGACCGTCGACCGCCTGCCGACCGGCGGCGAATTTCCGCCGCCGCGCACGGATGTGCGGTATTTCTACCTCGTCGTCTGCGCGGGCGGCCCGAAGCTCTATCCGCTGCTCTCGACGCGGCGGCTCTACACCGGGGACCGTATCGATCCGCGCGTCGGCCTGCACTATCCCAATCGGACGACGCCGCGCGATGCGAAAGTCGAGCTCTTCATCGAGGCGCCGCGCGTGGCGCTCGGACAATTGACGACGCAGGAGGGGCTGCATCCGCCGACCGTCTCCGCCGATCCGGTCAACAGCTTCCACGCCACGCTCAAAGCCGTCGCGAAAAAGAACGGCGGCGCGCTGCCGGTGGCGACGACCACGATCAGCACGCCGCTGTTCGACGACGGCGCGCATGACGACGGCGCGCTGGAGCCCGACGGAATCTTCAACAATCCGCTTCTCGATCTGACGCGCGCGGAAGGAACCTACCACTTCCGGGCGGTGGCGTCCTATGGGCAGGGCTGCCGCGCCGCGCGCGAGGCGATCTGGTCGATTCACGTCGTCTGCGGCGTCGATCCCGGCCGCACGGGCGCGACGCTGACGGGCGTCGTCGATCTGCCGGACGGCCGTCACGGCGTTCTCGTCATCACGCCCCGCGACGTTTATGGCAATCCGCTGGGTCCGGGACGCGGCGACGGATTCACCCTATCGCCGATGCCGGGCGTCACGATCGGCGGGGCGGCCACGGACAATGGCGACGGAAGTTATGGCGTCGGCGTCACCTGGGATCCGGGCGTCATCGAGCCGCCCGGCGTCATCATTCAGCAGCCGGGCCGCGATCCCGCGCCGATCACGCCGTCGGGCGGCGGCGCGCCGCCCTGCGATCGCGACGACGAATGCCGCGACGCCGCATCGGCGCTGCTCGACTGCATGGGCCTCCACGGTCGTCACGCGCGTCGCGTTCACGTCAAGAGCGTCTGTGTCGAGATCGACATCGACGATCCCTGCTGCAAGGAGGAGGACGACGGGAAGACGCCGCGCGCGTCGCCCCGCGGGACAGGCAAATAG
- a CDS encoding nucleoside deaminase, with amino-acid sequence MSTLIEEDAAATDAILNAIAHFPTRSLPSVVAADFFRKLGDQAFMRIAVWLAQKSYDEGGCPIGAVIVDNETKQIVGKGHNTLVQGNDPYNHGETSAIRDAGRQDFSRTTLYTSLSPCDVCAALLYMRQFERVVVGDITNAAGNEAVLRAKGVKVDILEDPMGVALYGKYRRHHPDLDLEDWKGLGAVRKG; translated from the coding sequence TTGTCCACCCTTATCGAGGAAGACGCCGCGGCGACGGATGCAATCCTCAACGCGATCGCCCATTTTCCCACGCGCAGCCTTCCGTCCGTCGTCGCGGCGGACTTCTTCAGAAAGCTAGGCGATCAGGCGTTCATGCGCATCGCCGTCTGGCTGGCGCAAAAGAGTTATGACGAGGGCGGCTGCCCGATCGGGGCCGTCATCGTCGACAATGAGACGAAGCAGATCGTCGGCAAGGGCCACAATACGCTCGTGCAGGGGAACGACCCTTATAATCATGGCGAAACGTCCGCGATCCGGGACGCGGGGCGGCAGGATTTCAGCCGCACGACGCTCTACACCTCGCTCAGTCCCTGCGATGTCTGCGCGGCTCTGCTCTACATGCGGCAGTTCGAGCGCGTGGTGGTCGGCGACATAACGAATGCGGCGGGAAATGAAGCAGTTTTGCGCGCGAAGGGCGTCAAGGTGGACATCCTCGAGGATCCGATGGGTGTCGCGCTTTACGGCAAATATCGACGCCACCATCCCGATCTCGATCTCGAAGATTGGAAAGGGCTCGGGGCGGTTCGTAAGGGCTAG
- a CDS encoding sugar dehydrogenase complex small subunit encodes MIFPANRIARRELLAGAAVNVLLLAVPTAFADARSLDLSRFLRLSEKLTARPNLPPEIGRMYLQNIVGDEGLRKRWENARGSTTDERAALESRIVADWCSGQTLTPKGLVCIDYAGALLWDAIGFARPRGVPDAEAGRWALAPS; translated from the coding sequence GTGATTTTCCCGGCGAACCGCATCGCGCGACGCGAGCTTCTGGCGGGCGCGGCCGTCAACGTCCTGCTTCTCGCCGTCCCCACAGCATTCGCCGACGCCCGAAGCCTCGATCTGTCGCGTTTTCTGCGGCTGAGCGAGAAACTGACCGCGCGTCCCAACCTCCCGCCGGAAATCGGCAGGATGTATCTTCAAAACATTGTCGGCGACGAAGGCTTGCGAAAGCGGTGGGAGAATGCGCGCGGCTCGACGACAGACGAGCGGGCCGCCCTCGAATCCCGAATTGTCGCAGACTGGTGTTCGGGGCAGACGCTCACGCCGAAGGGACTTGTCTGCATCGATTACGCCGGCGCGCTTTTGTGGGACGCGATCGGTTTCGCCAGACCGAGGGGCGTTCCCGACGCCGAGGCGGGGCGCTGGGCCCTGGCGCCATCCTGA